The genomic DNA ACCGGCATACGTGTTCTATCAAATATTCAACGTGCATCGCCATTTGCAGATTCCGATAATCCCTCTTATGTGATCATTAAGCATATCGATGCAAACTTGAGACGAGAATTTCTATTACATTACAGCGCAAATGATCCATTTTTTCGTCAACAGCTTGGctgcaaaaaatttactaaatgagaaaaatggaGCCTGAATTGTTGAGCagcaatatttaaattttttcgaaaagtgtaggtattccttttttccatttttagcGATAGGCAATACCAATGTTGCGCACCTTAACACAATCAAAATCGAAAGCTTTCGTTAAAAGGCTTGGACACTTTAGAGCAAAGATGTGCTATTTCATCTCACAGAAAATATGTCAACAACGAAAAACCCTCATATCGTGATAAATACTGCATTGACTATTAGTAGTAGAATAATtatcaattgaaatttctatgaacctgaattaaataaaaataagaatccaGAAAACTGTAATGCGTATATTCATGATAGTCTTTTCACTCTTATTTACCACAAAGAGTGtcacttttctcttcttattctgttaaaatttaGTTTATGTACCCAAAACATCAAAACACAATTGTGTAAAATTAGGCCTACAACCAAATGATCGCCCGACTTGAAATACATAATAtcagtgaattgaaaaatattgcatcAAAATTGCAGGTATCATCGAATTAAAAAACTAAGCATATTCAAAATGTGAATGTATTAATTGCACTTTCCTAGTAGATACGTGGTGCAAAATTGCACTTTTTGATTACCCTCGGCCAAAACGAGATCCACTGACTTCAATATCAGATGAGTGTTTGAGCTCCCGAGGGATGTGGTAATCGGACTAATGGAATTAACAGGGGCTGTATAATATCTCACTTGGAAATGACTATGACCACTAATGGATAACCGTATAGTCGAGCATTATTCGTAACAAGCTGAAATACAAGTCCCACTGCGAACCGAATTTGGCACGGATAAATCCGTACACAGTTATTTCCGGCATTGACGAAAATCGTGGGGCGAAAATCGTATCTGTATAActgcaagagagagagagagagagagagaaataaagaaaggcGGAAAAAATGGAGTAGAGAAATCTTTACAAAAAGAGGGCAGTAAAcatatagaataaaaaaaaaacacagccATGTTGCGTTGTCAGGTTTCAACAAGTCAACCTTTTGCCGCGCTGCAAAGGACTTATATAAAAGTCAGAAAgagctgaataaaaaatgatttttcagggAACAGGGGGCATGATTCTCTGTCGTCACATCTTTGAGAGCGGTCAGCTACCACGAGGGTGCGGCGTCGTTACGTAAGCTCGACGCTCCGGCGCCTCCAGCCCTTCCCTGCAGCCTCGTCTGATCCCCCGCCCCTTAACCCCCTTCGCCAAGCCCCAAAAACACCCTCCGACAACCTCTGCCAGCGGTAGGTGGTGGCGTAGACTCTGCCGTTAGCGCGATCCACTCTAAAGGGTGCTATGAATTATTTCTACGTCGGTGAAAACGCCTAAGTGACGCCGGGACGCCTGACAGCTAAATTGATCTCCAATTGAGGGACAAGTTTCTTGCATAATTTCTGCGAGGACTCACAAAATCGGTTAATGTTTCGCCTGTACCGATTTCAAAATCGTCTTTTACCCCAACCCCTTACTATCTATATACCTACGCAAATGCCGCATCACTTACTGATCTTCTTCGTGAATAATATCAGACTTACCGATTTTCAAACCCGTTGCTGAATTTTATTGTACAAGTTTTATGTATGGATGTGCTTCTGGAAAAACCAAACATTTAGTTAACCTTTTTGCACTATTCGCAACGTTAGGACAGAGACTTTTTTAAGGTAGTCCTaaagaaataaacgaaataatgATCATCTATTTGGTTAACAAGATAAGGTGAATGCTCGAGTGGATCATTTGTGtgataacaaatttttcatcccgcTAAACAATCCGAAAACTGATTATTCTTGTTACGACAAGTTAATtcaaatacaatttcatttgctGTAAACacaataaatattgtaatcaTACGCGATTACATCTCAATGTCAATAACCGATTTAATATTCTTCGATGTAGGAATGAGGTCGTGTTGCCAGGTGCGCgattacaataaatatatatatatatatattgtacgatGGAACTTCCTGCAACATTCACGTCGCACTCCTGTAGATATACATACCAATAAGTGCTCAGCGATTAGACTTTAAATTGAAAGGTGAGATCGGTAGCCCGCAGACTTTCAATCGCCGAGGTGAACGGCAGCACCGATTTAGCTACGATTCAAGTTTGCAGCTTATCAGCTGCAAGCGAGTTACTCCGATCGATCGATCCTCCGTGAGCACTTGTCTAAACAAGGACAGACTGATGTAGCCGTACATACGTCGTAATGGGCAGAAagaagtgttaaaaaaaaccaCAGTCCACCATTTTGTAAGGCTCGGTTGCCTCGCAACTCTTCGCTTTCTTTTTGATTAGACTGTTCAGCCGCCATTCGCGATTTACCTGCTTCAGATTTACTGACCGCTTTATCACTCTATAGAACTTCGGGTAAAATTCGACACATCAGTTGGAATAAGTAACAAGTTTGCGGATCGATACTTATCGCGAGTATTCGATTCATTCTTCGTCCCCTTCACTTTGTGAAgtaatgataaagaaaaagtaaataaaaggaGTGAAAACGTTAAGAATTTAAATACTATATTGAAGGTACTATAATGATATTCGAGTTATTGTTAATAACGCTAAGTGCATCGGTGTTGCTTAAATGTTAGGAGTCTGGATAGTTATGGAGATTGGCTTGGCCCGAACCACGGATTCTGAAGGATGAATAATAACTGGGCTGCAGACTGAGACATGCACAGTGGAAAAGCCACTAGTTGAAAAGATTGTACGGCAGTTACGGGAAGAAGACGTACTTAGCTAACGGCGTTCGTGTCTAAAGTTGAACTTTTCAACCAAGTGTCTCTGTGCAAGGATTTATTTGAAGTCACGGAGAGGAAAAATGTTTCTTGTACAGGAACTGGTTACAAGTTACCTGCACTAGTACCTACTGTTTCTGGTAATAGAAATGCTGACAGCGTGTTTAACGCGATCAGTGATAAAGTGTAAGTTTCCGATGTGCAGAGTTTGGAATAAATCTGGAGGTAATAAGGAAGCGTGAGCATATATTGCGCATTGGAAGTGCCAAGAagtcaagagagagagagagagagtaaggAGGAAACATGATCGATGCAGGACGAAGCGGTGAAGCTGGTACTTGGACATTCCAAGTCCGCCATAATTAAGTCCTTTGTACTTCTTAAGCGGGTGAGAATCGACTTGGCTGAGCTTGGCTTGTAGCTACGTGGTTGaagagaagaataagaatggaagaagagaaagaataagaggaataagaataagaataagaataagaataagaataagaagaagtaggaagagggaaaaaaaatgacgatcgTAATAAATAATAGAGGGGAAAAAGACGATCGGCGGCTACATTCTGCCTCAAATGTTAAATAGGTATCAATTTAAGCCCGACCAATCGACTTTCTCTGAGGCGTGGTTTTCCGCAGTGCCATTGGCTCGTGGCCTGCCGTGGGTGGAGCTTCGTAAGTACCAAACAGCCGGGACGGAAGTAGGGGGTTGCCCTCTATTTTCGTGCTTCGTTTGCCTCGCGGTCCAACCGTTTCACTCGACAACGAAACTCGAACGATGCTAGACTTGCACCTTGCAGAAGTCCGGTTGTGATTTCAACTCTTTCCGCTAATTGATTGGCCCAATTTCATACCACCGATAATTAAGCACGGATTCCTGTCATCACGATACAGAGACCAAATACAAAGTGTGTGTAATCAGTGTCGTTCCCTTGTTTTGTGAAACGTAGATTCGAAGAAGGAGTACCTCTACATCTTCCGAACACAGTGACTAACGATTTTATAGTTTtacgagatttttttctttcgcgtaTTAACCGAACTGTAACGAAATGTCCTTCTTCTCTCGACATGACCGTTGCGGCGAGCGTCGGTAGAACGAGCCTTTCAAACGGCACCAATTACCGACGGGTTGGGGGCCGTGGAAGCTAAAAAGTTGCGCTGGTGTACTCCGGAGCGCCTTGGAGTGCAGTGAACGAATCTCTTGAAGCTGGTTAATTGGTTAGGGTGATAGTCAAGAGTCGAGGAAAACTTTCAGAACTCCGAGGCGGAATCAGACCATTCGATTTGGGTACCCACATGAGCTGGGGCAAGTTTTTCGCTAGAACCGTTCCGCTTTGTTATCAGGCCATAATGACGTCTGGTATCTAGGTGTCTCCTTAGGACGAGGCGAAGAGGGCATCTTCCCAAAACGAGTTTTCCCGCGTGGGGGAAAAACAACATGTCCGATCATGGGGGGGCGGATTGCGGCAGCGACGTCGATCCAACGGAGGAAATAAACGTTGACGACTCAGATTCAAGGAGCAGCAGCCCACAGAATTACACAAACTCGTCACACGGAATCCACGAGGAGAGATCCGAGTGCTCCAACTCCCCGCCACCGAGCCACACGACGACTAGAAcggagaacgagacgcccagGAGTCACCCCTTCAGCATAAGTCGGCTGCTGGGTGAGACCCGGGGTCAAACCGCGAAGAGTCCTTCCTCGGAGGATCTGGAGAACGAGAAAGAGCGCAAGGTTTCTTGGGGATGGGATGACGCGCACAGGAACATCACCCTCGAGGACGAGAGGCGGTCCTGGGGGCCGGAGGCCGAGGAGAAGCTCTCGGACAAAGATGACGACGACACCGGGAGCACCCCCGAGACTCAGAACGGGAACCCTTCCCTGCACCCGGACCTCTTGGCGCCGTTCAGACTCTTCCCAGGTGGTTCCGGACTGATTTACACCGGGGGTGGCGTCATCAGAGTGCCGGCGCACCGGCCCCCTGGAGCTACCGGCAACCCTGGTACAACCCTACCATCTCAGGCCCTGATTCCACCCTGGAGCCTGCAGGCCATTCAACACAGTCAACAGCAGGCTGCCGCTGCGGGGCTCCATCGTGCTAGTTTGTTGGCTAACCTGGCTGTACATCCTCTCCACGCTCATCCACATCTCAAGGACAGACTGGCAGGTTTGAACTCTTCTATTTCTACTTACGTATTCTAATGCTTGTGATGATTTCATGTCGACACTTATCGTTaacattcaaattcaattaatttaaaGCATGTCCAATATGTCACACTATACGGTTAATGGTTCTTCTTCGCTTGGCTAATGTTATATGTATGTCGAGAGGCGGGGTGACgtccaataaaaatttttcgagtggCAAATTAATGAAGTTCGACCGTGAACGAAGATTATTAAAATCTCGCATATGGATAGCTATCTACAACTTATCGATACTATTCAACCTTGCAAATATCCTCTATTGATTATTCATGAACAGCCGATAGCCGTAAGTATATTCCAACCGTATCTATGCATTCGTAAAAGATATTCCCACGGTTGAATTCcttgtgtaagaaaaaaagttttgtacTTTTTACATTAGTCACGAAATTCGGCAAAATGCACTTCCATTTTGTCTGTGACCATTCAGTCAGCGATTACACACGCATTAATACTTACGAGCATGCTATCGGTGTGGGTATAAGACGCGAGATTGAAGGTAGGCATTATGCTTACCTGTAGAGACCCACGAAGAGATAATCTTTAGACGTCCACGTCGACCCGGGTTCAAAAAGGGTAACGCGACAAGGTTGAAAGTTTAAGGGAAAGCTACCAAAGAGCCTTCCCCTGTTATCCACTCTATTATTTACCTTGTGGTTTTGGAGATTTCAAagtttgttaccgaccttagCTGGCATTCTATAAATGATATCGCTCAGCCTGATTCATCTATTTCGAAACAGATAGAAGTTTATCTATTTAGCTGTTTTATAAAGAGAAGAACGATAGCAAAGCGTGAAATTGACTCATGTTTTGGCGcgaaataaatacaattacAATTCTCGTAATCACGGAATTCAGGGTAGACTTGTAGTGATATATGTTAGTCAATAAAACAggatagaatttgaaattccattAGTTGATCACGCGCAAAagatcttttttattcattattgtttTCGTTCTAGAGAGAGATTATATATGTGACCCTTTGTTTCGAATCGATCGAACTGTGATTACGCACAAAAAATACATTGTTATACAAACTACCATTTCCCAGGTAGTGTAAGACGatcaacaatatttaaactgATGTTATTTAAACGGTCAGAAATAAATATCTTTCATTGCCTCTCACAGAAATTTGACTTgatttaaatcaaattttaagcTGTCTCAAATCCGGTTGCtcaatcatattttttccaccGTCACCGTACTTTTGCAAATGATATTTTCCAATGCATGAGAATGCTCGCGGTTCCACGTCTCCGCAGTTTAATGTAATCGCAAGAAGAGTCATCGATCACCGAGAAGCTAAGCGCGAGCTTGTGACCACAGAATTACTCAGGGGCACCTACAATTGAATTTACCGGCTTCTGACGGTTCATTTGTCCGCATCACGTCTCACGAGGGTTTCCAAGGCCTGTTTGAATTGCGTGTGATTCACCCTAAACGATACCATCGCATTTCAGAACCCTAAATTCGTTAGAATTATAGTCGTAAGAGTCATCGGACCATTGCTTCGCATTTTTGATCCAACACTCGGTAtaaatgagtgaaaaaaatctttattcaataaaaaaaaaaacagattttaaaTAATCGAGAGGTGTCTCGAAAACATCTGTACTGTTTTTGCACTGGTGTACCCATCAATGGGTTACTCATAGTTATGTGATTATCAGTGATAAATTCTACAGTTGCGAATGCTTCAAAGTCATAACGGTACCATTTACTTCTGCTGAAGTCTTTGATGTGCCAATATCTACGTTTGTCTTTCTCTTCCTACATTTTTTGTTGATCAAatgaatatattgaaaatctgtAACATTCAGCCATAAATCGTAACACTCGACAAAGAGTTCTGCATTTGCTCAGTGAATATAAGTATCTAGTCTGTGTACGGTTTTTATCCGCATGTCTTAGAAGCGTTGAACTATAATTAGTAATCGTTTTATTGAGCTAGTCACGTCACCGTTGCAGAATTACCCACTCGGTATAGGTATGTTAGTGCCGACTGTCGACAGTGgcaatgattattattgttacagtTTACAGAAGAGTTGGTCATAGCAGACGAGTCATAATTGTTGGGGCTTTGGCAACGTCTAACAAGTTGGTTGTGCGGCAGCATAATTATTTGGATAAAAAGCGAATCGAACCCtttcacttattgttagttgcacaaaagagaaagagagcagGATAAATCTATTCAGTACCAATCGAATATACCTGTACAAATGAAAAGTTCTTGTTGAGAATGgttttaataataacaatttcgaAGTGAACCGATGACACGGgggtgtatataatatgttgcGTTGACGCACACGTTGAGTGTGCTTCATTTTCACAAAGAAGCGAGGAAAGATGTAAAAAGAAGTTCTCGAAAAAATTCTAGATCTGAAAACAACGCAGTTTCGTGCAGGCGATTGGATGGACTCTGAGCGATAATAAATCctgagaagaagaggaaagtaCGGTGCGTAAAAGCAAGGTTGGTTGCCGGCGGGCGGCTGCCGGCGGCGAGGATCGCGGAGGCCGGGAGAATGAAGAACGGAGATAACCGAATACTGGGAAGAGAGCGAGAGGTGAAAAAAGgagatggaaggaaaaaaaggaagaaaaaagaaaaagagcatCGCGTGACCAAACCTGAAACCCTTGGGCTTATCCCTGCACTGTGCACCAGCTTCGGACTCATGTGTATCCCTACTGTAGGTATGTGTGGATACACGTAGGGACATTATTTTGTGCCATTCGAATGTGGCGTGCGGTGTCTGAGTGTGAGCCGAAGTGGATCGGTGTGTTAGGGTTGGGTAGAAATCGTTGTTGACTAGAACTCATCTTCGATCGTTGATTACTGTCAATaaccgtttgaaattttctcgacACATAGACGCTGGGGCGTTTGTTTCCGTTCTTCAACTCGACCCTGGTCCTAAGTATACACCTCGATGGACCGTATGCTCGTTGTTACAAGAGTTTCACCTTACGGCGCGTGctcgttccttttttctctaaaaCTCCTCCGAGGTGCTCCGACAGGTCTTATAGACGGAATCCTTCCGAAAGGTGCTATTACGCTTacgagaaaacaaacaaatccgTGTATCAGATGTACAGGACATTGACGCCATATTGGAATATCGAGTACACCGCATTGCAGTGTTTGTAGGTACCGGTAGTTTctaacgtttttctttttccttttttatcttctcGCTTCTAATCCCTACGCACACAGAGAGCCGAAGAGCCATTCGAGATCGTGCAGCGGTAGTCGATAGTTACGTAGCGCTGAGTAATTTGTTTCTTACGCGAGTTCACGCGAACGGGTCTCGTGTTCGTGGACAGAAGTGCCGTGTGAGTGTCAGTAAAGTAGGTAGGTAAATGCTGTATCACCCGAGGGCTACGAAAGCGTTTCTCGGGATTCGTAATTTATACGTAGTAATATGGTTAGGGCTCGACGCGAACTCGTTCGAACTCGGTTCACTGTTATTACAATAACGCGTTTCACCTCTTTGGCTGTAAAACGACCCACGACTCC from Diprion similis isolate iyDipSimi1 chromosome 2, iyDipSimi1.1, whole genome shotgun sequence includes the following:
- the LOC124416132 gene encoding T-cell leukemia homeobox protein 3; translation: MSDHGGADCGSDVDPTEEINVDDSDSRSSSPQNYTNSSHGIHEERSECSNSPPPSHTTTRTENETPRSHPFSISRLLGETRGQTAKSPSSEDLENEKERKVSWGWDDAHRNITLEDERRSWGPEAEEKLSDKDDDDTGSTPETQNGNPSLHPDLLAPFRLFPGGSGLIYTGGGVIRVPAHRPPGATGNPGTTLPSQALIPPWSLQAIQHSQQQAAAAGLHRASLLANLAVHPLHAHPHLKDRLAVAGAFPRRIGHPYQNRTPPKRKKPRTSFTRLQIAELEKRFHKQKYLASAERAALAKSLKMTDAQVKTWFQNRRTKWRRQTAEEREAERQAANRLMLSLQAEALGKVGYPGSMPAHSGGQTSNAEVQQSSQPAMGHPMPQWASPYGPPQPLTEPIC